One genomic window of Lagenorhynchus albirostris chromosome 17, mLagAlb1.1, whole genome shotgun sequence includes the following:
- the NDUFAF6 gene encoding NADH dehydrogenase (ubiquinone) complex I, assembly factor 6 isoform X3, with product MWNWLRLVKDSVSEKTIGLMRMQFWKKTVDDIYCDSPPHQPVAIELWKAVKRHNLTKRWLMKIIDEREKNLDDKAYRNIQELENYAENTQSVLLYLTLEILGIKDLHADHAASHIGKAQGIVTCLRATPYHGSRRRVFLPMDICMLHGVSQEDFLRKSQDKNVRDVVYDMASQAHLHLKHARSFHKSVPVKAFPAFLQTVALEDYLKKIQQVDFDVFHPSLQQKNTLLPLSLYIQSWRKSY from the exons ATGTGGAACTGGCTCAGGCTG GTTAAGGACTCTGTCTCTGAGAAAACAATTGGACTGATGAGAATGCAGTTTTGGAAAAAAACTGTGGATGATATATACTGTGACAGTCCACCACATCAGCCTGTGGCCATTGAACTatggaag GCTGTCAAAAGACATAATCTGACTAAAAGATGGCTTATGAAAATCATTGATGAAAGA gaaaaaaatttgGATGACAAAGCATATCGTAACATCCAGGAACTGGAAAATTATGCTGAAAACACACAGAGCGTTCTTCTTTATCTAACACTAGAAATATTGG GTATAAAGGATCTTCATGCAGATCATGCCGCAAGTCACATTGGAAAAGCACAAGGCATTGTAACTTGCTTGAGAGCAACGCCGTATCATGGTAGTAGAAGAAGAGTATTCCTTCCCATGGATATTTGTATGCTG CATGGTGTTTCACAAGAGGATTTTCTACGGAAGAGCCAAGATAAAAATGTGAGAGATGTGGTATATGACATGGCCAGCCAGGCACACTTGCACCTAAAGCAT GCTAGGTCCTTCCACAAAAGTGTTCCTGTGAAAGCATTTCCTGCTTTCCTTCAGACG gTTGCTCTGGAggactatttaaagaaaattcaacaAGTGGATTTTGATGTATTCCACCCATCTTTACAGCAGAAGAATACTTTACTTCCATTATCTTTGTATATTCAGTCATGgagaaaaagctattaa
- the NDUFAF6 gene encoding NADH dehydrogenase (ubiquinone) complex I, assembly factor 6 isoform X4, with translation MWNWLRLAVKRHNLTKRWLMKIIDEREKNLDDKAYRNIQELENYAENTQSVLLYLTLEILGIKDLHADHAASHIGKAQGIVTCLRATPYHGSRRRVFLPMDICMLHGVSQEDFLRKSQDKNVRDVVYDMASQAHLHLKHARSFHKSVPVKAFPAFLQTVALEDYLKKIQQVDFDVFHPSLQQKNTLLPLSLYIQSWRKSY, from the exons ATGTGGAACTGGCTCAGGCTG GCTGTCAAAAGACATAATCTGACTAAAAGATGGCTTATGAAAATCATTGATGAAAGA gaaaaaaatttgGATGACAAAGCATATCGTAACATCCAGGAACTGGAAAATTATGCTGAAAACACACAGAGCGTTCTTCTTTATCTAACACTAGAAATATTGG GTATAAAGGATCTTCATGCAGATCATGCCGCAAGTCACATTGGAAAAGCACAAGGCATTGTAACTTGCTTGAGAGCAACGCCGTATCATGGTAGTAGAAGAAGAGTATTCCTTCCCATGGATATTTGTATGCTG CATGGTGTTTCACAAGAGGATTTTCTACGGAAGAGCCAAGATAAAAATGTGAGAGATGTGGTATATGACATGGCCAGCCAGGCACACTTGCACCTAAAGCAT GCTAGGTCCTTCCACAAAAGTGTTCCTGTGAAAGCATTTCCTGCTTTCCTTCAGACG gTTGCTCTGGAggactatttaaagaaaattcaacaAGTGGATTTTGATGTATTCCACCCATCTTTACAGCAGAAGAATACTTTACTTCCATTATCTTTGTATATTCAGTCATGgagaaaaagctattaa
- the NDUFAF6 gene encoding NADH dehydrogenase (ubiquinone) complex I, assembly factor 6 isoform X5, which translates to MKIIDEREKNLDDKAYRNIQELENYAENTQSVLLYLTLEILGIKDLHADHAASHIGKAQGIVTCLRATPYHGSRRRVFLPMDICMLHGVSQEDFLRKSQDKNVRDVVYDMASQAHLHLKHARSFHKSVPVKAFPAFLQTVALEDYLKKIQQVDFDVFHPSLQQKNTLLPLSLYIQSWRKSY; encoded by the exons ATGAAAATCATTGATGAAAGA gaaaaaaatttgGATGACAAAGCATATCGTAACATCCAGGAACTGGAAAATTATGCTGAAAACACACAGAGCGTTCTTCTTTATCTAACACTAGAAATATTGG GTATAAAGGATCTTCATGCAGATCATGCCGCAAGTCACATTGGAAAAGCACAAGGCATTGTAACTTGCTTGAGAGCAACGCCGTATCATGGTAGTAGAAGAAGAGTATTCCTTCCCATGGATATTTGTATGCTG CATGGTGTTTCACAAGAGGATTTTCTACGGAAGAGCCAAGATAAAAATGTGAGAGATGTGGTATATGACATGGCCAGCCAGGCACACTTGCACCTAAAGCAT GCTAGGTCCTTCCACAAAAGTGTTCCTGTGAAAGCATTTCCTGCTTTCCTTCAGACG gTTGCTCTGGAggactatttaaagaaaattcaacaAGTGGATTTTGATGTATTCCACCCATCTTTACAGCAGAAGAATACTTTACTTCCATTATCTTTGTATATTCAGTCATGgagaaaaagctattaa